The following are encoded in a window of Kitasatospora fiedleri genomic DNA:
- the fdxA gene encoding ferredoxin, with protein sequence MTYVIAQPCVDVKDKACIEECPVDCIYEGERSLYIHPDECVDCGACEPVCPVEAIFYEDDTPEEWKDYYKANVEFFDDLGSPGGASKLGLIERDHPFIAALPPQNADH encoded by the coding sequence GTGACCTACGTCATCGCGCAGCCTTGTGTCGACGTCAAGGACAAGGCGTGCATCGAAGAGTGCCCCGTGGACTGCATCTACGAGGGCGAGCGCTCCCTCTACATCCACCCGGACGAGTGCGTGGACTGTGGCGCCTGCGAGCCGGTCTGTCCGGTCGAGGCGATCTTCTACGAGGACGACACCCCGGAGGAGTGGAAGGACTACTACAAGGCGAACGTCGAGTTCTTCGACGACCTGGGCTCGCCCGGCGGCGCCTCCAAGCTCGGCCTGATCGAGCGCGACCACCCGTTCATCGCCGCGCTGCCCCCGCAGAACGCCGACCACTGA
- a CDS encoding transglutaminase family protein has product MTEQSRTRFRTEARGEHPDPVLLCLLAAAEHTLGDPGDSAEQPSPDALLTACQAALDRHAAAIREAVAERRPSGPEETAALLAAVLGGRERFHGRQSDYLRLESSLLPEVLRRRRGLPIMLSLVWQAVAARAGLTVYGIALPGHFIVAVGDPGGGDEYVLADPFHGGRLLDVSDVERLVAASGHPFSPELLTPAQPLDTVLRVLGNIRRWAADRPEHARTQLWAAELALLLPRHPAQLRLERAELLVKTGDFLGGAAEMEDYAKILDAFDPESAAKVRLEARSARHRLN; this is encoded by the coding sequence GTGACCGAGCAGAGCAGAACCCGCTTCCGCACCGAAGCCCGGGGCGAACACCCCGACCCGGTGCTGCTGTGCCTGCTCGCCGCCGCCGAGCACACCCTCGGCGATCCCGGCGACAGTGCCGAACAGCCGTCCCCGGACGCCCTCCTGACGGCCTGTCAGGCGGCCCTGGACCGGCACGCCGCGGCCATCCGCGAGGCGGTCGCCGAGCGCCGTCCGAGCGGCCCGGAGGAGACCGCCGCGCTGCTCGCGGCGGTGCTCGGCGGGCGCGAGCGCTTCCACGGCCGGCAGTCCGACTACCTCCGGCTGGAGTCCTCGCTGCTGCCGGAGGTGCTGCGCCGCCGCCGCGGGCTGCCGATCATGCTCTCGCTGGTCTGGCAGGCGGTGGCCGCCCGGGCCGGGCTGACCGTGTACGGCATCGCGCTGCCGGGCCACTTCATCGTCGCGGTGGGCGATCCGGGCGGCGGCGACGAGTACGTGCTGGCCGACCCGTTCCACGGTGGCCGGCTGCTCGACGTCTCCGACGTGGAGCGCCTGGTCGCCGCCTCCGGCCACCCGTTCTCCCCCGAACTGCTCACCCCGGCGCAGCCGTTGGACACCGTGCTGCGCGTCCTGGGCAACATCCGGCGCTGGGCCGCCGACCGCCCCGAGCACGCCCGCACCCAGCTCTGGGCCGCCGAACTGGCCCTGCTGCTGCCCCGCCACCCCGCGCAACTGCGCCTGGAGCGGGCCGAGTTGCTGGTCAAGACCGGGGACTTCCTGGGCGGCGCCGCCGAGATGGAGGACTACGCGAAGATCCTGGACGCCTTCGATCCGGAGAGCGCGGCGAAGGTCCGGCTGGAGGCGAGGTCGGCCCGGCACCGGCTCAACTGA
- a CDS encoding GNAT family N-acetyltransferase, translating to MVGPVPWEARPEVRIGPSDVGRRVSVRRVDGVADGRPVFRDAIGVLTSWDGDGLTVEPRGGAPVRFAAGLLVAGKPVPAFPARRLAAPATGPVELQRIAARGWPAVEQEQLGGWTLRASAGFTRRANSVQALGDPGLPLDAALDRVRDWYAARSLPAYVEVVSPGSPPDLAAELDRLGAALAPTLVRTAPLGGLARAGRPADVRLARTAGPEWLALYRRVGGDPALEAAATAVMHGGPSVWFARVPGPDGTPLAIGRLVVDGAWACFGAVEVAPAARRRGLATAVLAALAARAAEEGATGGYLQVEADNGGAIALYDRLGFATSHTYHYARLPQR from the coding sequence ATGGTCGGCCCGGTGCCGTGGGAGGCCCGTCCGGAGGTCCGGATAGGCCCGTCTGACGTGGGACGACGGGTGTCGGTCCGGCGTGTCGACGGCGTGGCGGACGGGCGTCCGGTGTTCCGCGACGCGATCGGCGTGCTCACCTCGTGGGACGGCGACGGGTTGACGGTCGAGCCGCGCGGCGGCGCGCCGGTGCGCTTCGCCGCCGGGCTGCTGGTGGCCGGCAAGCCCGTCCCGGCGTTCCCGGCCCGGCGGCTGGCCGCGCCCGCGACCGGCCCGGTCGAGCTGCAGCGGATCGCCGCCCGCGGCTGGCCCGCCGTCGAGCAGGAGCAGTTGGGCGGGTGGACGCTGCGCGCCTCGGCCGGGTTCACCCGGCGGGCCAACTCGGTGCAGGCGCTGGGCGACCCGGGCCTGCCGCTGGACGCGGCGCTGGACCGGGTGCGCGACTGGTACGCGGCCCGTTCGCTGCCCGCGTACGTCGAGGTGGTCTCCCCCGGCTCGCCGCCCGACCTGGCCGCCGAGCTGGACCGGCTCGGCGCGGCCCTCGCCCCGACCCTGGTGCGCACCGCCCCGCTCGGCGGGCTGGCCCGGGCCGGTCGCCCGGCGGACGTCCGGCTCGCCCGCACCGCCGGGCCGGAGTGGCTGGCGCTGTACCGCCGGGTGGGCGGCGACCCGGCCCTGGAGGCGGCCGCCACCGCGGTGATGCACGGCGGCCCCTCGGTCTGGTTCGCCCGCGTCCCCGGCCCGGACGGCACCCCGCTGGCCATCGGCCGGCTGGTGGTGGACGGCGCCTGGGCCTGCTTCGGCGCGGTCGAGGTCGCCCCGGCCGCCCGCCGCCGCGGCCTGGCCACCGCCGTGCTGGCCGCGCTCGCCGCCCGGGCCGCCGAGGAGGGCGCCACCGGCGGGTACCTGCAGGTCGAGGCGGACAACGGGGGCGCGATCGCGCTGTACGACCGGCTGGGCTTCGCGACCAGTCACACTTACCACTACGCCCGCCTTCCCCAGCGGTAG
- the dapC gene encoding succinyldiaminopimelate transaminase: MSTNDSTHAPFPGHPGAARRVSDRLPVFPWDRLEPYKRTALAHPDGLCDFSVGTPVDPVPELVQRALAAHTDTPGYPTVWGPLSLRDAIAGWLGRRCGAEIGPEAVLPTVGSKELVAWLPGQLGLGPGDQVAYPKLAYPTYEVGALLCGAEPVAYEDVDELDGSKVRLLWLNSPSNPTGRVLDAAELRRAVEWAREHRALLVSDECYLELGWEAEPVSVLHPSVCGGSHEGLLAVHSLSKRSNLAGYRASFAAGDPVVVRELLEVRKHGGMIVPAPVQAATAAALADDAHVAEQRARYAQRRSALRAALEAYGFRIEHSEASLYLWATQDRPCWESVAELAELGVLVAPGDFYGPAGDRFVRVAFTATDERVASAVERLKR, encoded by the coding sequence GTGAGCACGAACGACAGCACGCACGCGCCGTTCCCGGGCCACCCGGGGGCGGCGCGCCGCGTCTCCGACCGCCTGCCGGTCTTCCCCTGGGACCGGCTCGAACCGTACAAGCGCACCGCCCTGGCGCACCCGGACGGGCTCTGCGACTTCTCCGTCGGCACCCCGGTGGACCCGGTGCCCGAACTGGTCCAGCGGGCGCTGGCCGCGCACACCGACACGCCCGGCTACCCCACCGTGTGGGGCCCGCTGTCGCTGCGCGACGCGATCGCCGGCTGGCTGGGCCGCCGCTGCGGCGCCGAGATCGGCCCCGAGGCGGTGCTCCCCACCGTCGGCTCCAAGGAACTGGTGGCCTGGCTGCCCGGCCAGCTCGGCCTCGGCCCCGGCGACCAGGTCGCCTACCCGAAGCTCGCCTACCCCACCTACGAGGTCGGCGCGCTGCTGTGCGGCGCCGAGCCGGTCGCGTACGAGGACGTCGACGAGCTGGACGGCTCGAAGGTCCGGCTGCTGTGGCTGAACTCGCCGTCCAACCCCACCGGACGGGTGCTGGACGCCGCCGAGCTGCGGCGCGCCGTCGAGTGGGCCCGGGAGCACCGGGCGCTGCTGGTCAGCGACGAGTGCTACCTCGAACTCGGCTGGGAGGCCGAGCCGGTGTCGGTGCTGCACCCGTCGGTCTGCGGCGGCTCGCACGAGGGCCTGCTGGCCGTGCACTCGCTCTCCAAGCGCTCCAACCTGGCCGGCTACCGGGCCTCCTTCGCGGCCGGCGACCCGGTGGTGGTCCGCGAGCTGCTGGAGGTCCGCAAGCACGGCGGCATGATCGTGCCCGCGCCGGTGCAGGCGGCCACCGCGGCCGCCCTCGCCGACGACGCGCACGTCGCCGAGCAGCGGGCCAGGTACGCCCAGCGGCGCAGCGCCCTGCGGGCCGCGCTGGAGGCGTACGGGTTCCGGATCGAGCACTCCGAGGCGAGCCTGTACCTGTGGGCGACCCAGGACCGGCCGTGCTGGGAGAGCGTGGCCGAACTCGCCGAGCTGGGCGTCCTGGTGGCCCCCGGCGACTTCTACGGCCCGGCCGGCGACCGGTTCGTGCGGGTGGCGTTCACCGCCACCGACGAGCGGGTGGCCTCGGCCGTGGAGCGGCTCAAGCGCTAG